From Solibaculum mannosilyticum:
ACTAGATGAGAAAATAGCCGTGGATGTAGCTTGTACATTTGCGGCTATTTTTATAAAACACCTTGCAATCTCATGGCACGCAAGATATAATCTAACCAAAGGATGATTGTTTTATCGTTGCACATAAGAAAGGAGTTTTTGCAATGGCTATCTTTGAAGATGCTTTTATAAAAGTAAAAAGTGCTGTTGATGTGGCTGGAGAGAAGACCGGTGAATGGGTCGAGATCTCTAAGCTGAAGATCGCGGCAGCTAGGCAGAGCAGTGAAATTGCAGATCGATTTGAAGCTCTGGGTAAGATGGTTTACAATGCTTCTAAAGCAGGTGGAGTGGATCATGAGCTGATCCAGAAAAAGGTTGAAGAAATCGATGAGATGTATGAGAAGCTGGGTGAGATCAACGAGCGCATTTATGAATTGAGAAATGTTGTTCAGTGCCCTACTTGTAAAGCTGTCAGCCCAAAAGAAGCTATTTTTTGCAGTAAGTGTGGTACAAAGTTAGTGGGTAAAGAGGAGAAGAAAGAGGATCCCATCCAGGAAGAGAAATCGGA
This genomic window contains:
- a CDS encoding zinc ribbon domain-containing protein — protein: MAIFEDAFIKVKSAVDVAGEKTGEWVEISKLKIAAARQSSEIADRFEALGKMVYNASKAGGVDHELIQKKVEEIDEMYEKLGEINERIYELRNVVQCPTCKAVSPKEAIFCSKCGTKLVGKEEKKEDPIQEEKSEEPSDWQPPVDPIDPTVSNPNDEDDMPQ